Sequence from the Gemmatimonadota bacterium genome:
AAAGCTGATCCTGGCGGACGAACCGACGGGCAACCTGGATTCGGCCAACGGTTCCGAGGTGATGGAACTGCTTAATGGGCTCAACGAGGCGGGCACGACCATCATCATGGTGACCCACGACCAGGCGCTGGCCGACCACGCCCACCGGATCATCCGTCTCTTCGACGGGCGCATCGTGCAGGAAGCCGCGGCTTAATCGTGACAGGACCTGGAACTCGGCGAGGATCTACCGGGTGGTCAGCCAGTCCCAGAAGCCGGTGGTTTCCTTCTTCTGGGCCGTATCCAGGAGTTCTTCCGATATATACAAGGTCGGCATCAGGTTCAGCATCTGGTTGCCCCGCCACGCCCTGTACCCCCACTTGTTGGTCTCCAGCGCCGCGCCGCGCACGTAAGGCCGCCACATTTCATTGATCAGGGTGTGCCAGAGGAACACGCCGCCCACTTCGCGGACCAGGATTTCCTCGGCTTCCCGGTATAATGCGTTGCGCCGATCCGGATCTCCTACCAGCACATTCGCCCGGAGCACCAGATCTTCGAACCGCTCGTTGTACCAGGGGTGTCTGCCGTTCGACAGCCACAGCGTGAGCAGGTTGCTGGCATCGACGTAGTCATAGCGGTAGGGGATGAGCGCCAGGGTGAGTTCCTTGGCGTTCATCGTTTCCGTAAACACCTTCCTTTCCACGTTCCGTACCCCGACCTCGATATTCAGATTTTGCCTCAGCATGGCCTGGACCGCCTCGGCGGCCGTGCTGTTCACGAAGGTTTCTCCACGCAGCCATATGTTCACGGCCGGGAATCCTTTGCCATTGGGATAACCCGCCTGCGCCAGGAGGTTACGCGCCATTTCCGGATCGTAGGCCTGGATGGAAGCCAGCGCTTCTGAGTTGGCCGCGGGAAACCCCGGCGGCGACATGGCGGCGGCCGGCAACGCGATGTCCCGCAGGGCCGAACTCATGAGCGAAGCCTGGTCGACGGCGTGGCTGAAAGCCCGGCGCACCCGCCGGTCGTTGAAGGGCGGGTTGTAGGAATCCATCAGTAGATAGTAGGTCTGGAAATCCACGTAGGTGTTCAGGTGGTCCTCCAAGGCGGGATTGGATTTGACGCGGTTGATTTCGGCCTGGTTGCTCAGCACGATGTAGTCGACTTCGCCGGCTTCGTAGGCTGCGAGGTAGGGCGGTTGGGCGGCGGCATTGAAGAGTTGCGCGGTGATGCGTTCCAGGAAGGGCTTGTTGGGACCCCGGTACGTGGGACTCGGCTCGAGGACGATGCGGTCGTTGATCGTCCATTCCTTGAGCCGGAAGGGACCGCTGCCCATGTGGGTCTCGGCGCGGGTCGACCAGGCCGGGCCGTATTTCTCGAACAGGTGGGTGGGGGTCACCCAGCTGTAATTCAAAAGCTCCGGCGCGTAGGGCGTCGGCTGGGTCGTGGTGAAGGCGATGGTGTGCTCGTTCAGCGCTTCGACGCCCAGCGAGTCCAGCGGCATGCGGCCGGCCACGACTTCTCCCCAGTTTTTGATGGGACGGTAGTACCATTCGAAATCGAAGCCGGTCTTCGGATCGGCCCAGCGATGGAACGAAGACTCGTAGTCGTAGGCCGTCACGGGCCTCCCGTCGCCGAAAATCAGGTCCTGCTGCAGATGGAAGATCCACGTGAGGCCGTCTTCGGTCACCTCCCAGTGCGTGGCCGCGGCGGGGAGCAGGTTGAAGTCCCGGTCGACCCGGGTCAGCGGCTCGTTCGTAATGGCGAAACCGAAGACCTTCTGGTAGGAGGAGACGGCCCGGTCCATGAACCGGTTGTTCAGTTCGAAGGTCCGGAGGTGCTGGTGTTCCGGCGGTGCGGCGTCCCGGGGGAGCGTGACGCCCACGGAATTCACTTGAGCCGGTTCATCCTGGCCGGATGGGTCGGCGACGGCGAGGCCCAATAGCGAGAAATACAGGAGTGCCGCCGAGCCTGTCAATACAACCGCGGAGGCGAGAATACCCAATGTTCTTATGTTTGATGGCATGCCCATGCAGCGGACCGATCTGATGATTGAAGCGGTGAGCCAGGTCCCGTCATACGTACAGTCGGCCAGCTTCAATGTCCGGCCGGCATGCGCGACGTCGTTTCCCGGGACACTTCCTCTGTAATATAAATCGTCGTCATCAGGTTCAGCATCTGGTTTCCACGCCAGGCCCTGTAGCCCGATTCGTTCGGTTCCAGGGCTTCGCCGCGGACATAGGGCCGCCACATCTCATTGACCAGGTCGTGCCAGAGGAACACGCCGCCCACGTCGCGGACCAGGATTTCTTCTGCTTCATGATAGAGTTGCGCCCGGCGGCCAGGATCGTCCACCAGGTGGTTGGCCCGTTCGACGAGTTCCTCGAACCGGTCGTTGCGCCAAGGATGGCGGCCGCGGGACAACCACAGGTTGAGCAGGTTGCTGGGGTCCAGGTAGTCCCAACCGTAGGCGAGCATGGAAAAGGGGATCTCCTTGGCGTTCAGTGCTTCCGTGTAGACCTTCCGTTCCACGTTCAGCACCTCGACCTCGATATTCAGGTTCTGCTTCAACATGGCCTGTATGGCCTCGGCAGCCACTTTTCTCAGGTAGGTCTCGCCGCGCAGCCACATGGCCATCACCGGGAACCCCTTGCCGTCTGGATAACCCGCTTCCGCGAGCAGGTTGCGGGCCCTTTCCGGGTCGAATCGCTGAATGTCAGCCAGTAATGTGGGGTGGGCGGCGGGGAAACCCTCCGGCATCATCGATACGGCGGGAACCGCGATATCCTTCAGAGCCGACTTCATGATGGCCGGCTGGTCGATGGCGTGGCTGATCGCCTGGCGGACGCGAAGGTCTTCGAAGGGGGGAACGCGGGTATCCATGAAAAGATAGTACGTGGTGAAATTGGTATAGGTGTTGAGGTGGTTTCGCAGCACCGGGTCGGACCGGACCCGGTTGATCTCCGCTGGGTTGTTCAGCAGGACGTAGTCGACTTCGCCCGCCTCGTAGGAGGCGAGAAAGGGCGGCTGTGCCGCGGCATTGTACAACCGGGCGATGATCCGCTCCAGATAGGGCGTGCTGGGTCCGGGGTAGAGGGGATTCGGTTCGAGGACGATGCGGTCATTGATTGTCCACTCCTTGAGCCGGTAGGGGCCGTACCCGATGTGGGTTTCGGGTTTGGTGGACCAGGCCGCGCCGTACTTCTCGAATTGGTGGGTGGGTGTCACCCAGCTGTAGTTGAGCAGATGCGGCGCGAATGGCGCGGGCCGCGTGGTCGTGAAGGCGATGGTGTGCGAATCCAGCGCCTCGACGCCCAGCGAGTCCAGCGGCATCTTCCGCGCGACGACCGCGCCCCAGTTCCTGATGGGCCGGTAATACCATTCGAAATCGAAGCCGACGTCCGGGTCCGCCCATCGCCGGAACGTGTCCGCGTAATCGTAGGCGGTTACGGGCTTTCCGTCGCCGAAAACCATATCCTTCCGGAGATGGAAGATCCAGGTGCGGCCGTCCTCGGTCACCTCCCAGCGGGTGGCCGCGGCAGGCACCAGGTTGAAATTGCGATCGACCCGGGTAAGGGGTTCGTTCGTCAGGGCGAACCCGAAGGACTTCTGGTAGGAGGACGTAGCCCGGTCCATGTACCGGTTGTTCAGCTCGAAGGTCCGCAGAATCTGCCGAGAGGGCGGCGCGGCGTCCGGAGGGAGCGTCACGCCGACGGAATTGACCAGGCCTGCGGGATCAGGTTGGTCGTGGGAACCAGGCCGGCCAGGCGACACAGGCTGGTCAGGCGACCCTTTTGGGCCGGACAGTGCGTCCGACGCCAGGGCGACGGCCATCATCAGCAAAGACGCAGGGAGCAACAGGCAGATCTTCGATCGCATGACTACCCCGTTCAGCCGTCATTCGGATTACGTACCTCGACGGGCTTCCGGTACAGCATGGCCAGGATCTCGGTGAACTGAAGCGGACTGACCCCCACTCCGTTTACGCTCACCGTCC
This genomic interval carries:
- a CDS encoding peptide ABC transporter substrate-binding protein: MGMPSNIRTLGILASAVVLTGSAALLYFSLLGLAVADPSGQDEPAQVNSVGVTLPRDAAPPEHQHLRTFELNNRFMDRAVSSYQKVFGFAITNEPLTRVDRDFNLLPAAATHWEVTEDGLTWIFHLQQDLIFGDGRPVTAYDYESSFHRWADPKTGFDFEWYYRPIKNWGEVVAGRMPLDSLGVEALNEHTIAFTTTQPTPYAPELLNYSWVTPTHLFEKYGPAWSTRAETHMGSGPFRLKEWTINDRIVLEPSPTYRGPNKPFLERITAQLFNAAAQPPYLAAYEAGEVDYIVLSNQAEINRVKSNPALEDHLNTYVDFQTYYLLMDSYNPPFNDRRVRRAFSHAVDQASLMSSALRDIALPAAAMSPPGFPAANSEALASIQAYDPEMARNLLAQAGYPNGKGFPAVNIWLRGETFVNSTAAEAVQAMLRQNLNIEVGVRNVERKVFTETMNAKELTLALIPYRYDYVDASNLLTLWLSNGRHPWYNERFEDLVLRANVLVGDPDRRNALYREAEEILVREVGGVFLWHTLINEMWRPYVRGAALETNKWGYRAWRGNQMLNLMPTLYISEELLDTAQKKETTGFWDWLTTR
- a CDS encoding peptide ABC transporter substrate-binding protein, whose protein sequence is MRSKICLLLPASLLMMAVALASDALSGPKGSPDQPVSPGRPGSHDQPDPAGLVNSVGVTLPPDAAPPSRQILRTFELNNRYMDRATSSYQKSFGFALTNEPLTRVDRNFNLVPAAATRWEVTEDGRTWIFHLRKDMVFGDGKPVTAYDYADTFRRWADPDVGFDFEWYYRPIRNWGAVVARKMPLDSLGVEALDSHTIAFTTTRPAPFAPHLLNYSWVTPTHQFEKYGAAWSTKPETHIGYGPYRLKEWTINDRIVLEPNPLYPGPSTPYLERIIARLYNAAAQPPFLASYEAGEVDYVLLNNPAEINRVRSDPVLRNHLNTYTNFTTYYLFMDTRVPPFEDLRVRQAISHAIDQPAIMKSALKDIAVPAVSMMPEGFPAAHPTLLADIQRFDPERARNLLAEAGYPDGKGFPVMAMWLRGETYLRKVAAEAIQAMLKQNLNIEVEVLNVERKVYTEALNAKEIPFSMLAYGWDYLDPSNLLNLWLSRGRHPWRNDRFEELVERANHLVDDPGRRAQLYHEAEEILVRDVGGVFLWHDLVNEMWRPYVRGEALEPNESGYRAWRGNQMLNLMTTIYITEEVSRETTSRMPAGH